From Candidatus Acididesulfobacter guangdongensis:
AACCATTAGCTAGTTGGTAGGGTAATGGCCTACCAAGGCAATGATGGTTAGCTGGTCTGAGAGGATGATCAGCCACACTGGAACTGAAACACGGTCCAGACTCCTACGGGAGGCAGCAGTGGGGAATATTGCGCAATGGGGGAAACCCTGACGCAGCAACGCCGCGTGAGCGATGAAGGCCTTCGGGTTGTAAAGCTCTGTCAGATGGGAAGAAACCCCGTTACTCTAATACAGTAGCGGACTGACGGTACCATCAAAGGAAGCACCGGCTAACTCCGTGCCAGCAGCCGCGGTAATACGGAGGGTGCAAGCGTTGTTCGGAATTACTGGGCGTAAAGGGCGCGTAGGCGGTATAATAAGTTAGGTGTGAAATCTTCGGGCTTAACCCGGAAAGTGCACTTAAAACTGTTATACTAGAGTTCGGGAGGGGAAAGCGGAATTCCTAGTGTAGAGGTGAAATTTGTAGATATTAGGAAGAACACCGGTGGCGAAGGCGGCTTTCTGGAACGATACTGACGCTGAGGCGCGAAAGCGTGGGGAGCAAACAGGATTAGATACCCTGGTAGTCCACGCTGTAAACGATGAACACTAAGTATAGGAAGATTATTCTTTCTGTGCTCAAGCTAACGCGTTAAGTGTTCCGCCTGGGGAGTACGGTCGCAAGATTAAAACTCAAAGAAATTGACGGGGGCCCGCACAAGCGGTGGAGCATGTGGTTTAATTCGACGCAACGCGAAGAACCTTACCTGGGTTTGACATCCTCTGACAATTATAGAAATATAACTTTTTCAGCAATGAAACAGAGAGACAGGTGCTGCATGGCTGTCGTCAGCTCGTGTCGTGAGATGTTGGGTTAAGTCCCGCAACGAGCGCAACCCTTATCTTTAGTTGCCATCATTCAGTTGGGCACTCTAGAGAAACTGCCGGTGATAAATCGGATGAAGGTGGGGATGACGTCAAGTCCTCATGGCCTTTATATCCAGGGCTACACACGTGCTACAATGGTTTGGACAAAGAGACGCAAGTTTGCGAAAACAAGCAAATCTCATAAACCAAATCTCAGTTCGGATTGAAGTCTGCAACTCGACTTCATGAAGTCGGAATCGCTAGTAATCGCAGATCAGCATGCTGCGGTGAATACGTTCCCGGGCCTTGTACACACCGCCCGTCACACCACGAAAGTCTGCAATGCTAGAAATCGTGAAGCTAACTCGCAAGAGAGGCTAACGCTTAAGGTGTTGCCGGTAATTGGGGTGAAGTCGTAACAAGGTAGCTGTAGGGGAACCTGCGGCTGGATCACCTCCTTTTAAGGGAGTATAAAAAAATCTACGTGTCTGCTGTTTAGTTTTGAAATACTGGTCGGTAGGCTTATGGGCCTATAGCTCAGGTGGTTAGAGCACACGCCTGATAAGCGTGAGGTCTCTGGTTCGAGTCCAGATAGGCCCACCAATAGCTTAAGGCGTGTAAAGAATCGGGGGTGTAGCTCAGATGGCAGAGCGCCTGCTTTGCATGCAGGAAGTCATCGGTTCGATTCCGTTCACCTCCACCAGTTTAAAAGTGTTATTGTTCTTTGAAAATTGAACGTCTAATTAAGCAATTAAGAATTAGGATCAAGGCGAATTTTAAAGTTGTGTAACATAAGATTAAGTTACTAAGGGCTTATGGTGGATGCCTTGGTATCCGGAAGCGATGAAAGACGCGGTTAGCTGCGATAAGCGTTGGGGAGCTGCCAAACAAGTTATGAGCCAACGATTTCTGAATGGGGAAACCCGTCATGATGAACTTATGACATCTATTACTGAATACATAGGTAATAGAAGCGAACGAGGGGAACTGAAACATCTAAGTACCCTCAGGAATAGAAAACAATAGTGATTTCCTGAGTAGTGGCGAGCGAAAGGGAAACAGCCTAAACCAGATATAATTATAGTCTGCATGCGTTTTATATCTGGGGTAGTGGGATGCTTGTAGGAATCGTGCAGAGATTCCGAAAGAGTTACAAAATTAATTTATAGCTGAATATTCTGGAAAGTATAATCACAGAGGGTGACAATCCCGTAAGCGAAATGAATTAATCTCTTTTAAGTATTCCCGAGTACCGCGGAACACGTGAAATTTTGCGGGAATTATGGAGGATCATCTCCGAAGGCTAAATATTACCGGATGACCGATAGTGAACTAGTACCGTGAGGGAAAGGTGAAAAGCACCCCGAGAGGGGAGTGAAATAGTATCTGAAACCATTTGCCTACAATCAGTAGAAGCTCTATGTACATCAGCAATGATGGACAGAGTGACTGCGTGCCTTTTGCATAATGAGTCAGCGAGTTATTTTGTATAGCAAGGTTAAGCCGTTAATGGTGGAGCCGTAGCGAAAGCGAGTCTTAATAGGGCGATTTAGTTATACGAAATAGACCCGAAGCCAGGTGATCTACCCATGGCCAGGGTGAAGCAAGAGTAAAATCTTGTGGAGGCCCGAACACACTAACGTTGAAAAGTTAGGTGATGAGCTGTGGATAGGGGTGAAAGGCCAATCAAACCTGGAGATAGCTGGTTCTCCTCGAAATATATTTAGGTATAGCCTCGTAAATTAGTAACCGGGGGTAGAGCACTGGATGAGCTAGGGGTCTTACCGGACTACCAAACTCAATCAAACTCCGAATACCGGTTATGCAATTACGGGAGTCAGACTGTAGGAGATAACTTCTATGGTCAAAAGGGTAACAACCCAGATCGCCAGCTAAGGTCCCAAAATATGTGCTAAGTGGAAAAGGATGTGGAAACGCATTGACAACCAGGAGGTTGGCTTAGAAGCAGCCATCCTTAAAAGAAAGCGTAATAGCTCACTGGTCAAGTGAGTCCGCGCCTAAAATGTATCGGGGCTAAGCACATTACCGAAGCTGCGACTGTGTATTAATTTACACGGGGTAGAGGAGCGTTCCGACAACCGCTGAAGGTAGACCGAAAGGACTGCTGGAGGAATCGGAAGTGCGTATGCTGACATAAGTAGCGAGAAAATATGTGAAAAACATATTCGCCGTAAGTCTAAGGTTTCCTGAGCAAGGTTAATCCTCTCAGGGTTAGTCGATCCCTAAGTCGAGGCCGAAAGGCGTAGATAATGGAAAACGGGTTAATATTCCCGTACTGCAACTTTAACGCTATCAGCGAAGGGGGGACGCAGTAGGATAGATCGTCCGGCTGACGGAATAGCCGGTTTAAGCAGGTAGGATTGTACTTTGGAAAATCCGGGTACTTTAAGTCCGAGATGCGAATACGAAAGGCGAAAGTCTTACAAAGCGATTGATTCCACACTGCCAAGAAAATCCTCGTAGCGAGTTAAAGATGTAATCGTACCGCAAACCGACACAGGTAGACTGGGAGAGTATCCTAAGGCGCTTGAGATAACTCTGGTTAAGGAACTCGGCAAATTGACACCGTAACTTCGGGATAAGGTGTACCTGTTAATGTGAATGATTTACTCAGTAAGCATATACAGGTTTCAATAAAATGGCGGTAGCGACTGTTTACTAAAAACACAGGTCTCTGCAAAGTCGCAAGACGAAGTATAGGGACTGATGCCTGCCCGGTGCTGGAAGGTTAAAGGGAGGGGTTAGCACGCGAGTGCGAAGCTTCGAACTGAAGCCCCAGTAAACGGCGGCCGTAACTATAACGGTCCTAAGGTAGCGAAATTCCTTGTCGGGTAAGTTCCGACCTGCACGAATGGCATAACGACTTCCGCACTGTCTCAACCAGAGGCTCAGCGAAATTGAATTACCGGTGAAGATGCCGGTTACCCGCAACTAGACGGAAAGACCCCATGCACCTTTACTATAGCTTGACATTGGAGTATGGAATGATATGTGTAGGATAGGTGGGAGACTATGAAACCGGAGCGCTAGCTTCGGCGGAGTCACCCTTGAAATACCACCCTTATCATTCTGTGTTTCTAACTGCAATCCGTAATCCGGATTCAGGACAATGTCTGGTGGGTAGTTTGACTGGGGCGGTCGCCTCCCAAAGAGTAACGGAGGCGCGCGAAGGTTCCCTCAAGCTGATTGGAAACCAGCTTTAGAGTGCAAAGGCATAAGGGAGCTTAACTGCGAGACTGACGGGTCGAGCAGATACGAAAGTAGGTCTTAGTGATCCGGTGGTTCCTCATGAGAGGGCCATCGCTCAACGGATAAAAGGTACGCTGGGGATAACAGGCTGATCTCCTCCAAGAGCTCATATCGACGAGGAGGTTTGGCACCTCGATGTCGGCTCATCACATCCTGGGGCTGTAGCAGGTCCCAAGGGTTTGGCTGTTCGCCAATTAAAGTGGTACGCGAGCTGGGTTTAGAACGTCGTGAGACAGTTCGGTCCCTATCTGTTGTGGGCGTAGGATATTTGAAGGGAGCTGTCCTTAGTACGAGAGGACCGGGATGGACGAACCTCTAGTGTTCCAGTTATCACGCCAGTGGTAATGGCTGGGTAGCTATGTTCGGAAGGGATAACCGCTGAAAGCATCTAAGTGGGAAGCCCCCCCTGAGATAAGATATCCCCTGTAGCAATACAGCTAAAGATCCCTCATAGACCATGAGGTTGATAGGTCGGATGTGTAAGCATAGTGATATGTTTAGCTTACCGATACTAATAGATCGTGCGGCTTAATCTTTTTTTTAATATTTAAAATGCATTTTTCCTTTTTCTTAAATTGCTTAATTAACGTTTAATGGTTAATATTTTACGGAACAATATAAAGTTTTCGGTAACTATAGCATAGAGGGTCCACCCGTTCCCATCCCGAACACGGAAGTTAAGCTCTATTGCGCCGATGGTATTATGCGGGTAGCTGCATGAGAGAGTAGGTCGTTACCGAATTTTTTTTTATTATATATTTAATTGATATTTAAATATTAATTTTAAAAAGTTGTTAAAGCCTCTTTTAAATGCATGCTGAGTTAATGCACTTAAAAGAGGCTTTTTTTTAATTTAAATGATTTGACAAAATTATAATTATATGCCAATATTTAAATTAATTATTGTATTATATTTATGAAAATAAATAAGATATAATAGATAAAATAATAATAAATAAAATAAAATGATGGAATGGCGAACGTAAATACGCCGGTAATAAAAAATAAAAAATATATAAATAGTAAAGTTATTTAATTGTAAAGCATTGGTAAAATCTTATCTTATATCTAATTGTTAATTATTGCAGGGGAAAGTATAAAATGAATATGAATAATATATTATTAAGTAAAAATAACGTATCCAAAAGATTAATTTTTAATTTTATTTTAATTTCAGTTTTCTTTTTTTTGGTTGTTTTTGTGTTATTTTTAAAAAAATCATATTCGGCTGAAAGGGTTGCAGTAATGCCGTATAAAATCGTATCTACACATTATCAGCAGTATTCCTATATTACAAAAAGTATTCCTATATTGTTAGGTTCGGATATAAGCTCTAAAAATATATTTGTTGTAAGGCATACTGATATTAAAAATTTTATAAAAGCCAATAGGATAACCTCATTTTCAAATGTAAATTTATCAAAAATCGCAAAAAAATTTAATTTGCAATATATAATTTACGGGAGAATACTTAAAATCGGAAATGTTTTTGATATAACGACAAATCTTTTTAACACTTCCGATGATACAGTAATATATAGAAAACCTATAACTGCTCTAGGAACTAATTTTATTATAAATGATATAAACGGAATTTCAAAATCAATCAAAAATAAAATAGTTTCATATAAAAAAATTAATAATTCAGCCGTTAGCACATCTCCTCAAATTGCTGAAAAGCGTATTAATAAAACAAGCGCGTTCATCAAAAGGTATAGTACTAATATAAAGGGCATTATAAAAACAGCCTCTAAAGCTTATGTAATACAGGCGTTTGCCGCAGGCAGAATATTAGGCAAAGGTATACAGGCGGTAATAGCGACGCGGCATAGAATTATACTATATAATCTTCGATTAAACGGTTCTCTCGACAAAGTTGCATATTACAATCTTTCAGGGCGTTCTAATGTAATTTATCTGAATTTTTTTAAAATATCGAATAATAGAAATGCAATTGTTGTAACTAAAACTAAATTAGGTATGGTTATATCTTATTTATTAGTCTATAACGGCAAAGGAAAATTGTTAACTAAACTTACTTCTGATTACTCTATTTTCTTAAGAGTGATGCAGTTAAATAATGGTAAAAAAATATTAATTGGACAAAATCCTGTTCAAGTTGTTTCGTCTGGAAGGTTTTTTGATGTTTCTGTTATCGGGCAGAACAATTATCCGATAGGACAGTTTGGCGGAAGTACTTACATATATAATTTTAATAATTCAAACAATTCATTGTCGAAATTTAAGAAATTACCTTTTTACTCTGGAATAACTATTTACGGCAGTACTTATGGAAATATAAAAAACAACGGTAAGAACTATTTGCTGGCGTTGTCCAACTCAGGCAATTTAATGTTAATCAATAAAAAAGGACATACAATTTATACCGGCTCTAATGTTTACGGCGGTTCGCCGCTCCAGGTCAGAGTACCTTCTTTTGGCGGTTCACGCAGTGCAACTTATACCGGCGGTCTAATTTATAATGTGCCGCCTACATTGGTAAAATATTATAGTAATGGCAAATTTCATGTTATTGTTTTGAAAAATTTTGGACAGATGGGATTTGTTTCGCATTTAAATTATTACACTAAAAGCGCAGTCTATAATTTGATATGGAACAAAATAGGTTTTTCTCCTATATGGGAAATTAAACCTGTATCAGGTTACAGCGCCGGTTTTTCTATTATTAAAAACAATAATAAAGTATACGTTGCAGATGCCATTGTAGCGAATCCGGGGTCTATATTTACTAAGGCGCAGAGCTATATTGTTCTTTATAAAATTTCTAATTGAATTTCAACATAATATTTAGTACAATATTCAGACTATCCAATTTAAAGGCGGTGTAGCTCAGTCGGTTAGAGCATACGGCTCATATCCGTAGTGTCCGGGGTTCAAATCCCTGCACCGCCACCATTCTCAAATAAGTTTTATTGGCATGGGTTGCTATAAGCCTGAAAGCTTTTACCGCTCACTTCTGCCTGCTTTTGCAAAGATTATATTAAACATATCGGCATTAATTTTACGCAACAGATTTTACATTGTAAATACTTACAATTAAAGTTAAAATTAAAATATGAAAATTATTTTCGATGAAAATAAAAACAAAAAATTACTCAAAGAAAGGGGTGTCAATTTTGAAACGGTTATTGATAAGATGGCAGAGGGTGAAATCAAATTAGATTTCAAGCATCCTAACAGCGATAAATATCCAAATCAAAGAATAATGGTTATAGTAATAAACGACTATACATATTGCGTACCATATGTGCAGACTCAAAATGAAATTTTTCTAAAAACCGTTTATCCTGACAGAAGATTTAAAAAAATAATAGGA
This genomic window contains:
- a CDS encoding DUF4258 domain-containing protein, giving the protein MKIIFDENKNKKLLKERGVNFETVIDKMAEGEIKLDFKHPNSDKYPNQRIMVIVINDYTYCVPYVQTQNEIFLKTVYPDRRFKKIIGGKKNEKNNK